The following proteins come from a genomic window of Tepidiforma thermophila:
- a CDS encoding aminotransferase class I/II-fold pyridoxal phosphate-dependent enzyme produces MYQRTITISGLSKTFSVTGWRLGYLIAPPHLTDALRKVHDSSLSAPRSAPGSCRRRHRTGDAYYPELREMYAAKRAILLDALRAAGFACH; encoded by the coding sequence ATGTACCAGCGGACCATCACCATTAGCGGCCTCTCCAAGACCTTCTCTGTCACCGGCTGGCGGCTCGGCTACCTCATAGCCCCGCCGCACCTCACCGACGCGCTCCGCAAGGTGCACGACTCCTCACTGTCGGCGCCCCGCTCCGCTCCAGGAAGCTGCCGCCGTCGCCATCGAACAGGCGATGCGTACTACCCCGAACTCCGCGAGATGTACGCCGCCAAGCGCGCCATCCTCCTCGACGCGCTCCGCGCAGCCGGCTTCGCCTGCCACC
- a CDS encoding aminotransferase class I/II-fold pyridoxal phosphate-dependent enzyme: protein MLAVVEDGDEVIVFEPFYENYVPDAAMSGARLVFVTLRGENFSFDRRAPPGLLHRHTPNNPSGKVFSRAELEQIAPSARNSTPSASPTKSTSTSLRRPRAHPHRHAAGHVPADHHH from the coding sequence ATGCTCGCCGTCGTCGAGGACGGCGACGAGGTCATCGTCTTCGAGCCCTTCTACGAGAACTACGTGCCCGATGCCGCCATGTCCGGCGCGCGCCTCGTCTTCGTCACCCTCCGCGGCGAAAACTTCTCCTTCGACCGGCGAGCTCCGCCGGGCCTTCTTCATCGTCACACGCCGAACAACCCCAGCGGCAAGGTCTTCTCCCGCGCCGAACTCGAGCAGATCGCCCCCTCTGCCAGGAATTCGACACCCTCTGCATCACCGACGAAATCTACGAGCACATCTCTACGACGGCCGCGAGCACATCCCCATCGCCACGCTGCCGGGCATGTACCAGCGGACCATCACCATTAG
- a CDS encoding YajQ family cyclic di-GMP-binding protein, giving the protein MAKDESFDITTGADLQEVANAINQARKEIGTRFDFKGVVAEIDYEHGTNRFVLHAQDDYKLEAMWQVVAQRMVARNVPLKNLVRGTPQKASGGTLRQEVTIVQGIEQEIARKIVKFIKEQKYKKAQAQIQGDAVRVSSPSRDELQQVIRDVKAQDWGIELKFGNFR; this is encoded by the coding sequence ATGGCGAAGGACGAGAGTTTCGACATCACGACGGGCGCGGACCTCCAGGAAGTAGCGAACGCGATCAACCAGGCGCGGAAGGAGATTGGGACGCGGTTCGACTTCAAGGGGGTGGTCGCCGAGATCGACTACGAGCACGGGACGAACCGGTTCGTGCTGCACGCGCAGGACGACTACAAGCTGGAGGCGATGTGGCAGGTGGTGGCGCAGCGGATGGTGGCGCGGAACGTACCGCTGAAGAACCTGGTGCGGGGGACGCCGCAGAAGGCCTCGGGCGGGACGCTGCGGCAGGAGGTGACGATCGTGCAGGGGATTGAGCAGGAGATTGCGCGGAAGATTGTGAAGTTCATCAAGGAGCAGAAGTACAAGAAGGCGCAGGCGCAGATCCAGGGGGATGCGGTGCGGGTGAGTTCGCCGAGCCGGGACGAACTGCAGCAGGTGATCCGGGACGTGAAGGCGCAGGACTGGGGGATTGAGCTGAAGTTCGGGAACTTCCGGTAG
- a CDS encoding cytochrome c oxidase assembly protein → MTFAGWTLDPLWLPAAILVLAAYARAWRAAAGAHSPWRAAAFAAGVAVVLAVAVTPIEHLGNRVLWINFLGFLLLTMVAPPLLLLGAPLTLAFRVASPAGRRRLRALYRSRLAAVLTFPVFTWLLFAVLTYLWQFTRLTDLAAEHGLLRDFQLASLLLTGLLFWMPALAIDPARWRLPYPLRALYVFVEMTHKALFGGMFLSMNTAMHSGFAARAPGWAPDPITDQRIAIMILWLAGNIIFVAALAAIVVGWIRYEARNQRRIDRRLALQREVERRRRAALEQVFHRPI, encoded by the coding sequence GTGACCTTCGCCGGCTGGACGCTCGACCCCCTCTGGCTCCCGGCCGCCATCCTCGTCCTCGCGGCCTACGCCCGCGCATGGCGGGCCGCCGCCGGCGCCCACTCCCCATGGCGCGCTGCCGCCTTTGCCGCCGGTGTCGCGGTCGTCCTGGCCGTCGCCGTGACCCCCATCGAGCACCTCGGCAACCGGGTCCTCTGGATCAACTTCCTCGGGTTCCTCCTGCTCACCATGGTCGCGCCGCCCCTCCTGCTCCTCGGCGCGCCCCTCACCCTCGCCTTCCGCGTCGCCTCCCCCGCCGGCCGTCGCCGCCTCCGCGCCCTCTACCGGAGCCGCCTCGCCGCCGTCCTCACCTTCCCCGTCTTCACCTGGCTCCTCTTCGCCGTCCTCACCTACCTCTGGCAGTTCACGCGCCTCACCGACCTCGCTGCCGAGCACGGGCTCCTCCGCGATTTCCAGCTCGCCTCGCTCCTCCTCACCGGCCTCCTCTTTTGGATGCCCGCACTCGCCATCGACCCCGCTCGCTGGCGCCTCCCCTACCCCCTCCGCGCCCTCTACGTCTTCGTCGAAATGACCCATAAGGCCCTCTTCGGCGGCATGTTCCTCAGCATGAACACCGCCATGCACAGCGGCTTCGCCGCCCGCGCCCCCGGTTGGGCCCCCGACCCGATCACCGACCAGCGCATCGCCATCATGATCCTCTGGCTCGCCGGCAACATCATCTTCGTGGCTGCCCTGGCCGCCATCGTCGTCGGCTGGATCCGCTACGAAGCGCGCAACCAGCGCCGCATCGACCGCCGCCTCGCGCTCCAGCGTGAAGTCGAACGCCGCCGCCGCGCCGCCCTCGAACAGGTTTTCCACCGCCCCATCTGA
- a CDS encoding Lrp/AsnC family transcriptional regulator, with protein MRAVFVMIKTDPGHTTAVANRVAEVPSFSECYSITGQYDLLAKLYVDDIDSIGRVIERDIHAIPHVRETYTILTFEAFGVR; from the coding sequence ATGCGCGCAGTCTTCGTGATGATCAAGACCGACCCGGGGCACACCACGGCCGTCGCCAACCGTGTCGCCGAAGTGCCCTCCTTCTCCGAGTGCTACAGCATCACCGGCCAGTACGACCTCCTGGCAAAGCTCTACGTCGACGACATCGACAGCATCGGCCGCGTCATCGAACGCGACATCCACGCCATCCCCCACGTCCGCGAAACCTACACCATCCTCACCTTCGAAGCCTTCGGAGTGCGCTGA